DNA from Variovorax sp. V213:
GACGCTGCGTCTCGCGCCCGCTGGAGAAGTAGTTCGCGGCCAGCCAGTAGGTCTGCTGCATCGCAGCTTGCAGCAGCGACGTGCTGACATGCTGGCCCTCGCCGGTCTTGAGACGGTGCACGTAGGCGGACACGATCGCCAGCGCAGCCAGGATGCCGGCATTGGTATCGGCGATCGACACACCCGGCTTGACCGGGTCGCGGTCCGCCTCGCCCGTGGCGGCGATGATGCCGCTGAAGGCCTGCAGGATCAGGTCGAAGCCGCCGGTCTTTGCCATTGGACCCGTGCGGCCATAGCCGGTTATCGAACAGTAGATCAATGCCGGGTTCACCGGTTTGAGGTCGGCATACGCCAAGCCCAGACGCTCCATCACGCCGACACGGAAATTCTCGGTCAGCACGTCGGCTTGGCGCACCAAGCGCAGCAGCACCTCCTTGCCCTGGGGCGTGCGCACATCGAGCGCGAGCGAGCGCTTGCCGCGGTTGATCATTCGGAACGACGGTGGCATAGCCGAATCGCCCGGCTTCTGGTATTGCCGCGCATCGTCGCCCGAAGGCCACTTCTCGATCTTGATGACCTCTGCGCCCAGATCGGCCAGCATCATTCCGCAGGTGGGGCCGGCCATGATTTGCGCCATTTCGATGACGCGCACGCCGGCCAGCGGCTTGTGAGGAGCGGTAGACATGTCTTTTCAGTTTCCAGTGAAGCGTGGCGCGCGCTTCGCGGCGAAGGCCGCCCGGCCCTCCGCGAAATCGGCGCTGCGCAGAGTGAGGGTCTCGCGCTCACGCAAGCGGTCCTCGTTGAACTCGCCGCGTCCGATCTCGTCGATCGACCGCTTGGTGGCCTGAACAGAAAGCGGCGCAAGCGAAGCGACTTGCTGCGCGAGCGACTCCACCACGGTCTCAAAACTGTCAGCTGCCACCACCTGTTCGAACAATCCGTAGGCCTGCAGCTGCTCTACTGGCAGGGCCTTCGCCGTGAGAAAGGCGCGCTTGGCGCCACTGATGCCGAGCCGCGAGACATAGCGCCGCAGGCCGCTCGGGTAGTAGTGCAAGCCGAGCGCGTTGGCCGGCATGCGGAACTCGGAACCGGCCAACGCAACGCGCAGATCGCAAGCCAGGACGATGTCAGTCGCGCCACCGTAGACACTGCCATTGAGCGCGCACAGGGTGATGGGCCGCATCGCCTCCAGAGCGTCCGGCACCTTCTCGAACAACCGAGGGTCATGACGGCTGCTGTCGAAACCGCCAACGTCGTAGCCGGCGCAGAAGACGGGCCTCTTTTGACCTTGCGTATCGGCGTTTAACACCACCACACGGATCGACGGATCGGCGTCGAGAGTGGCAAAAGTGTGGAGCAGCCAGTGCAAGTCGGCGTCGCGCAGGCTGTTGCGCTGAGCCGGACGACTCAGGCGGATCGTCGCGATCCCGGCGTCGACCACGAGCGAGGGCAGATTTTCGATGATCATCGCCTTCACTCCGGCTCGATGCCGGCGCCTTTGACGAGCTTTTCACGCTCCGCAAGCTCGCTCTTGACCAGGGCGGCGAGATCCATGGGCTTGCCCCCGGTTGCCGACATGCCGGACCTCTCGAGCATCTCGCGCAATGCAGGCTGCGCAAGTGCCTTGTTGATCTCCGCATTCAGCTTGGTAGCAACGGGTTGTGGCAGGCCGGCTGGACCAAAGATGGCAAACCATGACGAGATCGCATACCCCGGAACCGTCTCGCCGATGGTTGGTACGTTGGGCAGCCCCGGGAACCTTTTGTCTTCTACTACCGCAAGGACACGCACCTTGCCGCTGTCGATGTGCGGCTTTGCCGTCGCCAAGCTAGCGAACAGGACCGGGATCGAATTGCCGATCAGGTCAGTCATCGCGGGCCCGCCGCCCTTGTAGGGCACATGAACCATGCGAATGCCGGTTTTTTCGATGAGCAGTTCACCAGCGAGGTGGTGAGCCGAACCATTGCCCGAACTGCCGAAGCTCAGCGCTTGGGGGTTTGCCTTTGCATACGCGATCAGCTCGGAGACAGTCTTTACTGGCAGGGACGGATGAACCACCAGGACGATGTGATTGACGGCAACCGGCGCGACAGGCGTGAAGTTCTCTACCGGATCGTACGGAAAACGCTTGCTCAAATAGAGGTTCGTGGCGTGGCTGGCATCAGTCCCCAGCACCAGCGAATAGCCGTCCGCGGGCGACTTCGCGACGTTGTCGGCGCCGAGAGTTCCACCTGCTCCACCGCGGTTGTCCACGATCACAGGCTGCCCGAGTGCTTGACCAAGGCGATCGCCAAGCGCGCGGGCCAACTGATCGGCCGCAGCACCGGGTGCATAGGGCACGACCAGGCGGATCGGTTTCTCGGGATACGCCTGTGCCATCGAAACTGCCGGGGTCAATGCGGCAATGATTGCAGTGGCCATCAGCGCACGGCGGATGGGAGATGGGAAGCCTGGGTTCATTGTGTCTCCTTGTTTTCCGCGGCCGTTGGTACTCTGCAGGTTCTGCAGAGACGCCCAAAGTGCTCGTCGGTGTCGGGCGAAGCATGCGTGAAGTCGGAGCCTCGAAGTTCTACAATCACATATGTGATGCAAAATTCCATTCATGGATCGTGACAAACCCCGTCAAGTCCGCACAGCGGGTACTGGAGCTGCTAGAGTTCTTCGCAGAAGAGCGCCGGCCGACGGCGGTCGGCGTGATTGCTCGCGCGCTCGATTGGCCGCAGTCAAGTACCTCTGTGCTCCTGAGAGGGCTCGCCGAAACCGGGTACTTCGACCACGACGCCCGCACCGGCATGTACGTGCCGAATGTGCGCATTTCGCTCGCGGCGGCGTGGATCCAGGAACACCTGTATAGCGAGCACAACTTGCTGCGACTGATGGAGGATGTGCTCGAAACGACTGGCCATACCGTGATGATCGGGTCGCGGCGCGGGGTGCATGTGCGCTATCTGCACGTTTTGCAGGCCACGCGGG
Protein-coding regions in this window:
- a CDS encoding CaiB/BaiF CoA transferase family protein translates to MSTAPHKPLAGVRVIEMAQIMAGPTCGMMLADLGAEVIKIEKWPSGDDARQYQKPGDSAMPPSFRMINRGKRSLALDVRTPQGKEVLLRLVRQADVLTENFRVGVMERLGLAYADLKPVNPALIYCSITGYGRTGPMAKTGGFDLILQAFSGIIAATGEADRDPVKPGVSIADTNAGILAALAIVSAYVHRLKTGEGQHVSTSLLQAAMQQTYWLAANYFSSGRETQRLGTAHSLIAPYQVFKAGDGRMVIGAGNSKAWQGMCEVLGHPEWTEDPRFDHPQRRVQHRAELETLIEAELAGGTVAEWCARFDGAGVPAGPVNSAGQALEHPQTRAVGMVIDVPDGEGGMTRGIGTPLTLDGKTEVAMMPAPKLGEHSSSVLRDFGFEQQEIAALIASGVVQQG
- a CDS encoding enoyl-CoA hydratase/isomerase family protein, whose translation is MIIENLPSLVVDAGIATIRLSRPAQRNSLRDADLHWLLHTFATLDADPSIRVVVLNADTQGQKRPVFCAGYDVGGFDSSRHDPRLFEKVPDALEAMRPITLCALNGSVYGGATDIVLACDLRVALAGSEFRMPANALGLHYYPSGLRRYVSRLGISGAKRAFLTAKALPVEQLQAYGLFEQVVAADSFETVVESLAQQVASLAPLSVQATKRSIDEIGRGEFNEDRLRERETLTLRSADFAEGRAAFAAKRAPRFTGN
- a CDS encoding Bug family tripartite tricarboxylate transporter substrate binding protein; translation: MNPGFPSPIRRALMATAIIAALTPAVSMAQAYPEKPIRLVVPYAPGAAADQLARALGDRLGQALGQPVIVDNRGGAGGTLGADNVAKSPADGYSLVLGTDASHATNLYLSKRFPYDPVENFTPVAPVAVNHIVLVVHPSLPVKTVSELIAYAKANPQALSFGSSGNGSAHHLAGELLIEKTGIRMVHVPYKGGGPAMTDLIGNSIPVLFASLATAKPHIDSGKVRVLAVVEDKRFPGLPNVPTIGETVPGYAISSWFAIFGPAGLPQPVATKLNAEINKALAQPALREMLERSGMSATGGKPMDLAALVKSELAEREKLVKGAGIEPE
- a CDS encoding IclR family transcriptional regulator, producing MREVGASKFYNHICDAKFHSWIVTNPVKSAQRVLELLEFFAEERRPTAVGVIARALDWPQSSTSVLLRGLAETGYFDHDARTGMYVPNVRISLAAAWIQEHLYSEHNLLRLMEDVLETTGHTVMIGSRRGVHVRYLHVLQATREGRFLAKTGSLRPLFRSAAGKMLLTTLPEREIAMLLRKANALETDSTNRLEFAAVVRELETVRRQGYAVSMGTSKPGAAALAMLIPAARGREPMTLSLGGPMKEVRRDRERLVATLREALESIRRVAVR